The DNA sequence AGGCAGCCGTGATCGCCTGCAACACCGCCACGGCTGCCTCCTGGCCCGGCATACGGGAGGAATTCCCCTTTCCCGTGCTGGGTATGATCCAGGCAGGAGCGCGCGCGGCGGCGCGGGCCACCCGGTCGGGGCGCGTGGGTATCATCGCCACTCCCGGCACGGTTGCCTCGGGCGAGTATGGCCGCGCCCTGGCGACCCTGGGGATCACCGGGGTGTGGCAGCAGGGCTGTCCGGAACTGCCCCTGCTGGTCGAGGAGGGTGTTCTCACCGGGGAACGAGCCCTGAGCGCGGTGAGGAGGTGCCTGGAGCCGCTCCTGGACCGGCGCATCGATACGCTGGTGCTGGGATGCACTCACTTCCCCTTCCTGAGTGGAGTGATCGGCGAGGTGGTGGGCCCGGCCGTGACGCTGGTGGATCCCGCCGAGGAAGTGGTCGGGGAGTTAGGAGATGTGCTGTCCGCTCGCGGCTGGCTGTGTGACGGGACAGGCCGGGGGTGGCTCAGGCTGTTCACCAGCGGCGATCCCACCCAGGTGGGCGGGGTGGCCGGCATGTTGCTGGGTGAGCCGGTGGAGGCTGCGGCGGGTGGCTGGGTCGCGTCCCCTCCCTGACCCGGGGCTCGATGGACGGATCGGGTGGACTTTCCCGATCGAAAGAGGTGGATGGGGTGGAGAGGCTGGACGGCAGGCGTCCTGACCAGTTACGGCCCGTGAGTATCACCCGTCAGGTGCTGGCATATGCCGAGGGATCTGCCCTGGTGGAGGCGGGTATGACCAGGGTGATCTGCACGGCCTCTGTGCAGGATGGTGTTCCGCCTTTTCTGAAGGGGAGCGGCCGGGGTTGGGTCACTGCCGAATACGGCATGCTTCCCCGGTCCACGGCGGAACGCATTCCCCGGGACGGGGGCCGTGGGCGCCAGGCCGGC is a window from the Bacillota bacterium genome containing:
- the murI gene encoding glutamate racemase, yielding MTLPLEHERCRPVGLMDSGAGGLSVVRLLRRRFPAENVVYAADTGRMPYGTRPPSRVREFTSQVLRFLAGQGVKAAVIACNTATAASWPGIREEFPFPVLGMIQAGARAAARATRSGRVGIIATPGTVASGEYGRALATLGITGVWQQGCPELPLLVEEGVLTGERALSAVRRCLEPLLDRRIDTLVLGCTHFPFLSGVIGEVVGPAVTLVDPAEEVVGELGDVLSARGWLCDGTGRGWLRLFTSGDPTQVGGVAGMLLGEPVEAAAGGWVASPP